From the Anguilla rostrata isolate EN2019 chromosome 12, ASM1855537v3, whole genome shotgun sequence genome, the window CAGGACCTGGAAAAACTCTACCAGGACAGCCTCCAAACTTTAGGGGAGGGTCATCGGAATGCGAAAGAAAATGCAAGTTCCTGAGATCCAtgttgaatcttttttttgtctctgtctctttgttgTGTTTTCTACGCATACAGCTCACAAGGAAGTCAGCCAAACCCTGCAGATGTGTACTTGTGAAACCTCAGAGACTTTGTTTTAAATCCTGAGCAGTGAATGTAAATactgtttatttgttgttgcaGGAGCCAGACTTGGAGGCAATGGCACAGAAGGCAGAGGAACAGCATGAAAGGGCAGCAGAACGACACCGCGAGGCCCTGAGAGTGTTAAAAACACAGAGACTGAGACAGCAGGAGGAGCAAAGCCGGTGAGCTCATCCAAACAGAACTGCTCTCGTTGCcttacttttcatttttgagacATTTTGTGACTCTAAATTGTGTATCGATAAACATAAAGTTGTTGAACTGTGAAGTAGTTTGGTTACAGAGATGTCTTACAGTTGGCTTAATTTATGGTAATTTGAGCTGTGTTGTCCAAGTTCTGAAATCCAAAGAACGATATCAGCCTAAGTACTAAGttgagtgtgtgcacagtgtgtgtacgAGCAATGCACTGCATGTTGACTGATTAATGATTAAACAAGAATGGCAGTATGTCTGAACTCTGCTGAATTCACCTTTGGGAAATACATCTTCCAggaacagcactttttatgcattatTCTGTGTAACCAGATACAGATCCTGCTTATCTACTGTATTTTTCCTTTGCCTGTACAACCAGTTTCTTCATGCTAGTAGTGAATTTTCTTTAAAcctcctcacacagacacatccaaGCCAGGAGAAAAGCAATGCtggtagagaaagagagggcagcAAAAGTGGCCAGTCTCCCACCACCTTTACCAGAACCATTTGAAGTCAGTAATTGTTCCTTATAAACGAAAGCTAATCTCATCAGCACTCTGTATTAAGTAATTCATTGACTGTTAAAAAATTatcttttgttttcagaaaattgaggcAAAGAAGCCACCCCCAGTCAAAGTGTCTGATGTGGATAATTTCACAGTCACACATTTCCATATGCCCGAGACAGCTGTGGATCGTGAAGAGGACACGGCTCAGGTAAGCCCTCGATCAGGTGGCTGTAACTGCTCAAAACATCCTCTTCTTGTATTTTGAATCACGTCTGGCGGCCCTCGCTGACTGTTGCTCTGTGTTGCCGAGTCTAGCCGGACGCCCGACGAGCGGCAGAAGAGGAAGGGCGGCGCTTGGAGGACCTGGGGAAGGAAGAGGAGCGTGAGAGGAGGGAACGGCTGGCTAAGGCCCGGCTGAGGGGGAGCCACGCCTTGAGGAAGGAGCATCTCTACCAGGTACTCCAACcgcctgacctctgacctctgatctGCTTCAAGCAATGGAATAGCCTTGTTCATTATAGCATTGTTGTAGCGATTCCTTGCATGTATTAAAGGGCATGACTAGGTGTCCTGTATAATCGGTGGCTGCTTGCCCGAAAGATTGATAATTATTGCAACTGGTTAAAaagaagataaataaaaatgaatagatTTTGATGAGCACTGTGTTTGGTACCACAGGACAGAGAGCGCCTCCTACAGGAGCTTGAACACATGCAGCAGGCTGATCTGCTGCGAAGGCGACAGGCCGTGTCACAGATGCCCCCGCAGACTTTCCAGCCCCTCTACAGCAGGCAGGAAATGAGAGAAGACCGACAGCGGGATCTGGAGTTCGCCTTTGAGGACATGTACACTGGAGAAAGACGTACGGTCTTTGTTTTTTGCCTAGTTACCTGATGATTTTGCCATTAACCCTGTATTACATGCAAGATTTTAGCCTACGTTTCAGAAGAAATATGTATCTTATAatcttgttttccatttttggcCATACTTGTTTATCCACGTACAGTTTCAGGTAGTGGTTGTTCAGTcctttgaactttgacccccgCCTTTGGTCGGTCTCTGCAGGAATGAAGGGAGATTTGGTCCTGCAGTTGGTTCCGGAGCCACTTCCTGCCTTGTCATCCGACACCCATGACGATGATCTGGATGTGACCCTGGAACCTGACATGCCCCCTGCTGCAGAGCAGCAGGCACTGGACCACCAGTCTCCATTGCCCCCCACTGAAGCGCAAGGTTCACACCCATTTACTTTATATTCCACAGTAAAACTAGTGTGCTCAGCCAGGTAGCAGCAGCTGCTGAttacctaaaaaaataaaacgatcAGACTGTGGCCTCAGATTCACCCCTGTAATAAAGAATTATAGACCTGGTACAATTATTTTTGGCAGTCTGACACATTACCTACCCACAGCGTGGGTGATTAAAGTTTTTGGGTTGAATGTAGCTTTGTTCTTGTTTAAGGTTGCTTTGGATAGTTGTATTGTTCCTGTTTAATGCTTGAGGAGCTGACTACAAGCTCCAGATTTAATTCCCAGTGTAGGCACAGCAGATTTACTCTTGAGTCGAATACTTGACATTGCTTGCTtcattaaatatgtttataaatatgcaatatgtcaaatgtaAAGTGTGCTATTTGGACTGATAAGGGTGATATCAGCATAGCAATTAAATGAGTAGTGTTTGAATTGTGTGCACTTTCCATGTTGTTGTATTCTGTAGCTGAGCCTGCAGAGGGAGCTCCTCCTCATGCTTTGAAGAAGCTGCTGAACAAGATCAGGAACCAGAGGAGCCAGTGGAGCAGCCGTGCTGGTGGTGATATGACCGCAGATGGCATGACCATCGAGAGCGGCTCTTTAGCCAGCGGGGACAGAGTGGGACGCCCGCCCCCAGACGCACCCCCTCCTGACCACCTTCAGCCTTCCCAAGGTCCCGCCCCCATTTCTgtgcattacattttcagttcagaGTCTGAGAATACTCTTTAACTGAACCTCTTATTTGCTTCCAGGACATGAAACCACAGAGGAGTCGATCATTGCTGGGACTTTGGTGCCTCCCAAAATGCAAGCTGTTAGAATCAGCTTggctgcagaggagaggaggaagcaggtgagcatgtcacttcctgtctcttgcAGTTGTAAAGCTCCTGGAGTGAAATTGTACTGAATGTTGCTTATTCTTCAGTGTTGAAAAGGAAGGTCCCAGACAAGCTTGGTAGAAGTCTCAGGTTATTGGACATTAATGGTGGTCATGTGACACCGTGGTGGCTGTATTTTGGTTGCTCAGTGGTTCTCATGTAGCAGTCAGTTTTGCTTGTTGTATTCAATTGAAGTTATTGGTACTTCCTATATCAGCCCGGAGTTTCTTCAGAGATGCCATTATTTGTCCAGAAGGGTATTTGTGAATCGTGCACCCGCTCTAATGCTGACAGgcagaggagctggagaagcagaaGCAGGAGCAGAttgagctgctgcagcagctggaagAGGAGAGGCGGACTCTGCAGCTCCAGATGCAGCAGGCACAGCTGGAGAAAGAAAGGCTGCAGATTGCTGTTCAGGGAAATCCTGAAAAGTGTGTCCAACAGGAAGTCCCAGCACATCAAGAGGAAGTACCCTCTACTTCTTCGGTGCTTCCTGAGGTAGGCTGGCTTTGCAAAAGTTTCAGATTAATCTTGGTGATGCTCTGTAAACAACTGTTTCAGTCTCTCCAATTGTAGCTACAGGTCAGCTGTATCTCAGGTGAAGTTTCTGTCAGAAGTTTATATCATGAGAAATGTGCCTGTAGTCTAGGTTTGGATGTTTGCGACATCAGACATGATATATGCTAAcgtttttttccaaggagcacaccAAGTTGAATTAGTTGTTGTGCTCTTAAatcatttttccagttagcacccaacaattttcaggagcaaatgcttttaaaatgggaGCAGTGTAGAGCCCTGCATGACTGATTTTCTTTAATTCTTATTTTATCTTGTCACGTaggcctatttttaaaaatatcactgacattcttttggggtggggggggggggtgtttccaattaaaatgtaaaagaaagcaACATTTGTGTCTCTTGTAATGATAgctcaaaataattattaaacaaagaaaaaggcCTGTAGGCTGAATACCAGTTAGTCTGAGTTTATCTGATCTGGGTTTTGGCTTTAGCCTCGCTTTGCTTTGAAATCCTTCAAAATCGATTCAATTTCCCAACAAAGTGCCTGACCTGGTTTCATGCATCTCAAGATGGGTTTACACAGGCCTAGAGTTCTGGGACCATACTGAGTAATGGTGACAGGTTCCTCATGATAGTTCTGTAGTTTGGGCCTGagctctgttctgtgtgagagaaacagaggtaGGTGTCTGTATCCTGTGCAGTAATTGTACTACTCAGAAAGCCTTTAACATTGCTTATGTTATTTTGCATCTCACCACCTTGAGTAACAGGGATGTACATAATACCAGAAAAGAAGAGACTAACTTTTCCATgttcagcagcagttctgtaaaaGATCAGATTATTAGCTGAAATGCCGACTGCCATATTGGGTAGATAGTGATACTGCTAAAACAGGTTAGTGAAAACGACTTTAGACTGGATGGAGGAACTCCATTGGTGGTATgtgctctgctgccccctgaACTGTGAATTGAGGATTTAAGTAAAATTTATCCATTTAAATAAGtacaatgtttaatttaatatgtAACTCATGTTTTCTTCAAGGTTGGCTGGTGCTAAGTACACAAGTGTAATCTTTTAAGACATTGCTAGCAGAAGGATAATGATGTTGGACACACCTGCACGCCAGGCTGATAtcggtgtgtaactgtgtacatgTCTAATGTGGCTCTGGTGTGCTATTACCGACTCAATGAAAGagcataattaaaatgttatttttaaagcttttaatCCTGTCATCTGAATGAAGCAGTGCACTCCAGAATTCCTCCAGTATACGGGAGGGTGTAGTTGTGCTTCAAGTGTAATTGCTTCACTGAAATTCCAACCGTTTTATTGggttttataaaaagaaaaaaattctaatcaATGTAACTTAACTAAGTGAGTGGTTCACAGAACAGCTGCTAACGCTACTGAATGATTTCCAGAAGGGCCCTGAACCACAGTCTTCAGCCATGGAGGATGCAGAAGAGCACTCGCGCAGGGTCCGCCAGTACCAGCAGCGTCTTCTGGATCAGAACCGGTGATTTACCCTCAGCTGTGACCAATAGGGATCTGGGGGGAAGTGGGTCGTTGGGGGTCAGCCATTTTCTCAGTAAGGCTTTCTGATGGCCACAGTTCAGCTGTTCCCGGGTCTGCCTCAGGAACTCAGCAGTGTCTTGCTTAATAGCAATGGCGTGCTTCTATATTTGTAATTGCTGAAATGAATTTTATACACTAATAAGTGGCAAGAAAATGTAACgtgaaaatgctaatttttctctttcactgAAATTTGCATACACGGCAAAAAAGTTTTGTTCTGTTATTTAACTCCTGTTCTGGAAGGAATGTGCTGTTGGAAGAATAAAATGGCCTGACAGCTGGTAGCTCTCGTCTGCAGAATCTGTATAATCATTCGCATTCTCAGTGAGTTTCACCGCGGCACAGCTCATAATGCCGCTTCAGCACTGGTTTTTGTGCTCCGGTATTTCTTTAAAGTATTGTTTGGGAGGACAAAATGGTGGAAATAGTTTTTTGTTGATGTCATCTGGACACGTGAGCTATGATTTATCCTCATCTCGAAATGAAAATGCTCCAAAAAGATTAAATGAAGCGATCTCTCTAGCTGTATAGACCATAAAGCCATTATATTTATAATCCTGGTAGAAAAAAACGTTCTTTTGAACGCAGTgcaatttcatttaataaattgaaAGGATTGGCCTTATTTTCTTGTCTTCctaatgcacttcttgtaccaGAGTGCTTTATTGGTAATTTCATGTTTGCTAATGGGCTGATTGCCGTATTGTATTATTCAATGCTGTTGGTCTTCTGTCACATCTTGACACATGGGCACATTCTGTATATTTGGATGTCTTTGCTCTAGTTTTGCTCTGCTGTACCTCTGCTCATGTTGCAGTAGATGACGTGCGTTGTCTGAGTCACCCTTCATAAcgcataataaatgtataatagtAATGCCATTCTCTGGCTTTCAGGCAGCACAAGCAGTCTGTGGAGGACGCTCGTCGTCGACTGGCTGAATACCAGCACGCCCTTAAGATGAAGTATTCCAGAGCCCTCATGGCTACTCTTAATCCTCCAggcttccagaaccttccgcaCCTCCGGGCAGCTCCGCCTCTGGTGCCCCCCACGGGAGTGCTCCTCAGACCCTGCGCCCCCACTGCGCTGTCCCCTTCAGcgacgcccctccccccttccacaGCGCTGCCACAGCAGGGGCCTGCTCCTGTGCCCGGTCGTGGGGCAGTGCCGAATTTACCCTTTGGCCTCTCGCACATGCACAGCAGTGACACTGACGTCCCCTCCCAGAGTCTTTCCAGCGTACTTGCCCTGGACCCCCCCCATGTAAAGCCAGTTCCTCTCCCCCGCCCCGTAGCGGCCAGCGAGTGGCCGCTTCAGGAACCCCCCGCAGCGGAACACGGGCTCGAGACCCAGTGGAACCCCCCTGCCCTGCCGCAGGTAGACGCCCGCCCGCCCTCCTGCCAGCCGCTGCCGGTCGACCCCGCCTTCCCAGCCCTGGAGCCCGCGAGACCGGCGCCCGCTTCAGCAGCGGAGCCAGGGCCGGACCCGGACCCCCGGCGGCGGGAGCTCCTGGAGGCGCGGCAGCGCGTGGAGAAGCAGAGGAGCGCCGTCCAGGAGCAGCAGCGGGCGCAGGAGGAGAGGCTGCTCCTCCAGCAGAGCCAGCTGAGGGAGCAGATGAGGAGGTACCGCGAGGCCCTGGACACCTTCCTCTCCGGCTCGCAGGTAACTGTCCGGCCCGCGCTGATGGGCCTATTCTTCCTCAGCAGGGTGATGCACATTACactacgggcatttagcagaggctctcatccagagcgacttacacaacttttacattgcatttatattgcctccatttatacagctggatatgtgctatataatgtataatgcaggttaagtacattgctcaGGGGTATAATGACAGTGTCCTTCtcagtgacctttaggttacaagaccagttctttacccattatactacactgccccccACCAGCACTCATCCGCGGGTTGGACCTGTCCAAATGTTGGTTTGTGAGTTTGCTTGTGCGTGGGTGCATCTTCCCCCCTGTTTATGAATTGGCCCCCTCGCACCGTGCTTATCCAGGCTTCCTCCTGCCCGATAGTGCTGCCTTTCCCCAGGTCGCTcttcactgtgtgtgcgtgtgcgtgtgcgtgtgcgtgtgcgtgtgcgcgtgcgtgtgtgtggttctgctgCTCTGCCCTGTAGATCTCTCTTTATTTTACCGGAGACTCGGGCCGCTGCACTGGCGCACGCAGGGCACCGTTCCCTGCCGGGCTGTCTGCTCAGTCACTGCACCGCTGCGCAGGGCCAGGTTAACAAATCCGCTAAAGACGGACCATCGcggtgaggggggaggaggggggtcgCTATTAAAGCAGGAGTAGCTATCCCTATTAAACCGGCACCACTCCAAagcttcatttcagtttttacaaaTATCCATTAAGTTCACAGAAGGGTCTTGTTAAAGTCCTTCATCCCATTGTGCTCTCAGTCCAGGCCATTGGAgacggggtcagaggtcagccgGGAGGAGCGTCTCAGCCTGATGTCCACTCTGCTGAGGGCCATCGAGGAGTCCAGCGGCAGCCTTTCCCAGCCCCAGAGCGACCAGCCGCCCTCCCTTTCATCCTCCCCGACCACTCAGAACCAGGCAGCCCCTCTCTGCCATACTGCTCTGTCAGATGGTGCGTAGTTTTCTCTCAGTCTCGTCTTTGGAGTGAATGGAAACGCATTTTACAACTAGAAAAAAGCAATGGTTTTGTGTggtgcgtgcatgcatgaagGTTTGTAatgtcaggctgtgtgtgtgtgtctaagtgtgtgcGTCCACTCCTGGGTGTGTGGTTGTACAGTGTCCAAGACTGTCGGTGTGTCGCGCTCTTTGTTCTGACTGGCTAGTTACCATGGATACCAGTGTCTCGTTAGCTTTCTCCAGATAGGGCCGCGCGAGCCTCTGAAAGCAGCAGCGCTGACGGATGCAGGACCGATTCCATCAGCGCCGGCTCCCCTCTGCTCTTCGGACACCCGAGGGCTGCTGATCGACACTGTTAGCTTGCGCTCCACTCCACGCCTTCCAGAGCTCAGCTTCAAGGTGCCAGAGAACCACAGGGGTATCGCTGGCAATGTTTGGataattttctctttaaaatcatttagaCTCCTGATGTCAAAATAATTAGTCACAGAGCAGAACGGACTATTTACAGGCATTAGTTACGGACATGCACATTTGAGTTTTCCCACAATTTTCCCAGAGCAACAAGTACAATTGTCCAAATTCTGCTGCACTTTTCCCacttttttttgtcgttttgaAAACGGACCAAAACAGACCGAATGGCAGTGTCCGTTTTTACATCCTAGCTGCTGACTGAGTAACAAAAGGCTCTAACGTTGTGGGATAATTGGCGATATTTGGCGGATCGAGCTCCAGTTTTGGTTCCAGccgcagtgtgtgtgcttggccCGTGGGTGCAGGGCCTTTGAGTCATCAGtcacagagaggacaggggTTTTCTGGTTCGCTGCTCTCAGATCCCTGATTATAGCACCGCGTCCCTACGCAGGCCAGGTGTGCCCCCTCCCGTTCCATGTCCCTGAAAGACCTTCCTACAGGAAGATGATTGTCTCATCAGTCTTCACTGggcatattttcaaaacatgGTGGACCAGTGATGAAGGGTAGCCAAATCTGAATGTTTGCGGTATCATGGCTGCAATATTCATGATTATCCGagagaagcattttttttttttgaggggttgggggggggtggtgtgtgtgaaaggatgtgtttgtctgttttgtgtgtctgtctgtctgtctgtctgtatgttttgtgtgttccCAGTCTGAGCCATGATGTAACTCAATTCTTCCTGAAGAATATGTGAATATATTCATATCCTGATGGTTTCTACACTTGAACTGAGCTCAAGACATGGAAGTcaactgtatttgtgtgtgtgtatgtgcgtgcatgtgtctacgtgcctgcgtgtgtctatgtgcctgcgtgtgtatgtgcgtgcgtctgtgtgcgtgcgtgtgtctctgtgtctgtgtgtgtgtgtgtgtgtgtgttcgtgttccCAGTCTGAGCTATGATGCAACTCAATTCTTCCTGAAGAATATGTGAATATATTCATATCCTGATGGTTTCTACACTTGAACTGAGCTCAAGACATGGAAGTcaactgtatttgtgtgtgtgtgtgtgcgtgcatgtgtctacgtgcctgcgtgtgtctatgtgcctGCATGTACTTTACAAGAAGATGGCACACTGCTTCATCTGCATTTTGTATACATAGTTTTGTCTGTTAACCTCCCTGTCTCacgcgtgtgcacgcatgtacactcatgcacatgtcTGTGCCTTTTCTTGTAGCCTCCCACTGTGCCTTTCCATTTCAGACACCTggctctgtctgtttgtctttgtttgttccctgagatatgtaatttatgtttattgtgGATATAGCTTCAGTCCAAACCTTTGGACCTGCGTTTGAAATGTGGAGTGGGCACTTTGTATGTAAATGCTCCTCATTTAAGGAGACGCCATAGAAACAAGGGCACCCCCTTTGCATATTTCACCTCAGATGACACCTGCATTCCTTTTTACTGCTTCTATGAAAGGGTTCCCAACTGTGGAATGTTCTGAAAGTCAAGGTTAAAGGACTGTAATATTTATTGCCAGAGTGTCAATTGAACGTATAAATTCAGCttgggtgtttttctttttgggtgGGCTATTGGTGATAGCAGCTCGCATGCACTCTAGAttcagaaggaaaacaaacatgatCCCTTCACAGTAAACAGTCTTATTTTTGCTGTAGCTGTTCAGGATGTAAATTGTCTTCCCTTGGTGCTGATTTTACAGTGTCAGAACGTCCCCAGAGGCCTCTCACAAATTGGTTCATTTTTGAAGGTTGAATTGTGGAAATGTTGATGGTGGAAATCAAAAGAggcttttctttaattttattcatagtTCAGCTGGAAACTAACGGTGTTAATTGTAGCATACAGACTGCTCTCTGGTGTGAGATGCAGTCTCCAGCAGTTGTAgcatttgcatttcacaaaaagcagcagactTTTCGCGTTTAGCGTTTTCAGTCCGTCTGCTACTTTGATTTAATATTAGATCTGAACTTTCAGAACTGTTGACGTAATGCAAAGGACATAACTTTTACATGGGTTAGCTCCTGTGTACGAAACTGCGTGCGTCCGTGCGTGATTGCTGTCTGAGCTGTGATGGAACTcaattatgtcagaaatatatttgaatatgtcATGATGATTTCTACACTTGAACTGAGCTCAAGACATGTaaggtgtgtgttttgtattgtattgatatttgtgcatgcttgtgtgtggccCTTTTTTTGAATGTTGACTAGGAAATGCATCAACAATGCCATTCAACCAGTTTGTTCAGTGCGTTCTGTGGCTCTGCCGTATGTGGCACCAGCAAACATTCTTTACACACGTGCCCTTAGACTGGTAAACACTGCCATGCAGGGCTGACCaactctctcccctccacccctccagtGTTTTCTGTATGCAACTATGGGATTATGTTTTGTCTGCATATTTGATTCCCTTTATATTGGCAACAGAAACCACAGAAGTACTGATTGATGATGGATATGTAGAAAGCTTCATTGTTCCCTGGGGGAGATTTGTTCTGTGGTAGAATCCATTACAGAGTACATTACACTCATCAACTTTGAACACCGTGAACAATAAGTAAATGCATAATCAATAGAAGAAATTGCTGGAATTCAATCAGTCAGAATGGatagaaagtgtttttttgtatggaaAAGGCCAACTAGACTGAATTGTattgtatccccccccccccccccccctgtcccagACCTCACGTCCCACAGTGATCTCAGGAGCAGAGCTGCTGCCCACCCTCGCGCCCCCAAGCCCCCACTGGCACGGCCTAGACTTGGCATCCTGGAGATAATCGAGCAGCACGAGCTCAGTGCCATCCAGGAAGTGGAGACTCCCATTGATGCCAGCCTTGCCACTGGTCAGCTATCGCCAGTGCCCCCAACACCCAGTGCCTGTCTCTTTTTACTTCTTCACTCGCATTTAGAAACCTTTGGAGAATGCCGTTAAAGATCAACTAAAGGCCATTCCTTTCCTGACTTAAATCCTTGATTTCATCTCTTCAAATAGAAAGACTTTGTAAATGGATCTTAAATGAAAGGAgcttgtgctttttaaatgaagccTGGGGATGGAGTGTGCTTCATGTGTGCTTTGGCTGATGCTTTGGCAGTTGGAGAGGAGTTGGAGGAAGTGTCCTGCGCTCTGACGGAGGAACCTTCGGGGGCAGAGGACTTGCCCCGCGCCGAAGCGGAGCACTCCAGCGGGAGCAGCACTGTGACCGGGCGCTCCAGCAGACtgtcctggagagagagactgcagctGGAGTCGGGCTCGTCCCCGGAGCCCGGTGAGCCAGGAGGGAGGGCCGAGTGGCGTAGAGGCAGGGGAAGGGCAGCACTGTGCTGGGCTAGAGTGGCTAGAGCAGTGGTCCTTAAATCCTGGTCAGGAGCGCTACAGGGTCCACTGGCTTTTTTGACTTGGCACTTGAATAGCTCAACAATTGATaggttaaagcagttgattacacaggtAACTCAGGTGGCGCaaac encodes:
- the cep295 gene encoding centrosomal protein of 295 kDa isoform X3, which gives rise to MKRKVGRLRLSPNEEAQLIKEEHERRRKLRLQQVREQERCIALQIRKEVQRRRDCELQNLADQLQEEWQRQQREKLQDLEKLYQDSLQTLGEGHRNAKENEPDLEAMAQKAEEQHERAAERHREALRVLKTQRLRQQEEQSRHIQARRKAMLVEKERAAKVASLPPPLPEPFEKIEAKKPPPVKVSDVDNFTVTHFHMPETAVDREEDTAQPDARRAAEEEGRRLEDLGKEEERERRERLAKARLRGSHALRKEHLYQDRERLLQELEHMQQADLLRRRQAVSQMPPQTFQPLYSRQEMREDRQRDLEFAFEDMYTGERRMKGDLVLQLVPEPLPALSSDTHDDDLDVTLEPDMPPAAEQQALDHQSPLPPTEAQAEPAEGAPPHALKKLLNKIRNQRSQWSSRAGGDMTADGMTIESGSLASGDRVGRPPPDAPPPDHLQPSQGHETTEESIIAGTLVPPKMQAVRISLAAEERRKQAEELEKQKQEQIELLQQLEEERRTLQLQMQQAQLEKERLQIAVQGNPEKCVQQEVPAHQEEVPSTSSVLPEGPEPQSSAMEDAEEHSRRVRQYQQRLLDQNRQHKQSVEDARRRLAEYQHALKMKYSRALMATLNPPGFQNLPHLRAAPPLVPPTGVLLRPCAPTALSPSATPLPPSTALPQQGPAPVPGRGAVPNLPFGLSHMHSSDTDVPSQSLSSVLALDPPHVKPVPLPRPVAASEWPLQEPPAAEHGLETQWNPPALPQVDARPPSCQPLPVDPAFPALEPARPAPASAAEPGPDPDPRRRELLEARQRVEKQRSAVQEQQRAQEERLLLQQSQLREQMRRYREALDTFLSGSQSRPLETGSEVSREERLSLMSTLLRAIEESSGSLSQPQSDQPPSLSSSPTTQNQAAPLCHTALSDDLTSHSDLRSRAAAHPRAPKPPLARPRLGILEIIEQHELSAIQEVETPIDASLATVGEELEEVSCALTEEPSGAEDLPRAEAEHSSGSSTVTGRSSRLSWRERLQLESGSSPEPDAARASCMPQHSSDNGHGSLTHPGLMILDFKAAEEERMSLPCSEERFSLPSEQTPVEAECLSSCTISTGSFSANEPDFSSTAADASLPTPEAAGRGGALSPALRHSGSISSQGSLSPESLLGNDSLQRIIDKYTKELNTSLASAGSFAVVPSPAESSPAAWRAVLDKGGSSSSISLPWSRDQIVSEDWSLTPGHSSQETSTQNVCRSLTNLYLEDTRGGLGKSGLMGAVEDVSKCSFEGAQNSSCHFLPLEPRPDFDSSTSSSSRHSERQEQIRRPEASQVAGHLLDQSSPQYQAERRDSTRSIGDPSAQSTSHWLNEGRDITTMQSFSPRSVDSSSHLLGEGRLRTGEWEELSAGQHSGSSGGASGPFLSDAERGARAQRGESSGPASLGGASLLKPGSSHPRPDVPEATPTLTQQECQRSVQDIDSSKELLNTGVFQELSTGDTPALDDTADGDTTLVDPTSDSFHPLPAEVTQNETLHLSEQDLHSPGGSDVTPPTGAADPDSTLEQPPSPELLRAESRDPSLCPPPSPPGSLCLPPESRSCSRDSILTEALCAEDQTLTGSCLCSPPATDTPSLALPPERTHSDMSAYRKGDKTLALKDPESLATRTAAWDSVLEAGSGTGILEEPDLTLLNLTESTMQELSMEEEEETGAERKELSSDEIPKSVPLVEDSESIKHESLPSHAVMLLEFQWPHSNLQQAFLQKRQDFVQRSAKRLEELRARREEVKNSTLVNRPKISLQSQREKSQAELLAGGGKLKKVGEVRVCTPEHRKTEEAEMYQRTERLYNRLEEVKQQKEIRSRQESYAKNREKAKEFQKKTLQKLRAKQARH